In a single window of the Ooceraea biroi isolate clonal line C1 chromosome 8, Obir_v5.4, whole genome shotgun sequence genome:
- the LOC105280179 gene encoding protein disabled isoform X2 — MCQAALADLKMAIRAAGEHKQRIAVQVSIDGLRLKDEKTGDCLYHHPVHKISFIAQDMSDSRAFGYIFGSPDTGHRFFGIKTDKAASQVVIAMRDLFQVVFEQKKKEIEQAKQQIEQNAINAIKFHTGGIFVEPAPDTKGAAGTESSFHRIRTTNCEVDKPVDRKNESQSGVIADLLDLQFELNSLQQGIHQMDKITPENPVPSTDDLFETDPFGDSFVNMKLQETVRPILPPPPSSTKRGHLERQHTVPAPPASSTSSPATLVSKTPPPQSSIHWFDKEAENLFTDNELANLHKNATSKKDQEDSSVETTPRNTQTKSPQIDVFTELDPLGTGLIKPYVDKKDFFQHLKNPPKKVLKDLVSTSSSDSFPTNFNITTTDSMESTKVHSEMSSRDSEDSNFANFERFDENEEQGDSPPKKELSSRSIHHQPLSVSLPPEEATSSKGTTTASANATGGGSILRNMDRDSTESTQALVKLPSPKKYLQSVRKRDFDIDLPGGKAHPAEPNKQFPVDFSVTNESPASPLRSCSSDANSRLSSSSAELDLVPEPPPRGAGSVLINPPPLPPKKQGNRGGARPPPRPPHTDGHFQYDFPQRETPSSPTRITRDKNKSPPRDSRGHQFDDNFSPPPQLPARSDFVGTMSATSTAAFEDSFSTMMPPATSLSSTSFTSSTAVSAADTKKSTKPSLDITLSQLTSSWTNLDELASSLNMTVQQLTSMTLTQLTQCLATLSTRETASNDVQETVVSPVTTTTKEQVISPRTTIMASSTLSSSKPLETTIESSVTSFVRSESFKSNYEPAPKQDSTYDKYAVFRELLEMEQMERKEEMQMEETGEKEELDENGQSDGTEIESEVRVSESTSDSIASLVNLTVKLPVKDENLLREELARSNETTTTDTLASLTAEREKLAEVEDRESVEKDSEEVMVDADVTSDSSTVQQTEIDAEDDEKTQTIMEAEEKAENSEKGSDANGTSSDKVGSDILNEETNGSSAAERSSVEVKSSTSTSSDRYAALREIIGEPEPSPIRRDEDEMISPARASPVIQQQSQQNQQPKSLAEVELLNLFADNLPPPSSPSITIKKDADLKAVAMDIFEEIKMLNTGTHRAMEGKPPSSSGFEDMFCPFAETTRSDRDDSKEDGNWAKFETSIFGSSDRSSCEGQRSLGGTSPWSPDGKDIHREVPFKGSGGYRHSGDSDNEWKDEEESEESNGRVRGDGRYWSRHPRFDAPAFEDRSFYEEGDKRERSFRDRMGRKSGRGTPWGKSASSSGGGHRPRDPSPWHEEGQWEDEGPRRAYSHRKVPYKDEEDQYEAHWKCRPSKPPLSQRCNWSHDVHGGTYYDDERKRKLMLWSEEDRFGSQESMGYDEEDRWSRRRYERRRWEEDGRFWGRRGPPDADYPMREPYYYYRDRPHDYPSWDEEYGPEPRPADDSPRYNPAGRKRHWPKRPNSANDGRNPDVVYTDPRKFGGTTRSECSDNDSDPYLRPSQRSRSRESYWGSDQEYDSWAERPYWSEGPDAKSETLHRKRIARHKTRQVQKTQSPFEDDFAQSVEHAEPPSGSAAAQLESLASMDARIRSLDVADQKREPPPTSPSSGSRGSKDHLRRDVSGREFSKRSSYFEDDLTPTASASSDTSDRQRLSSELKATPEELPCDIKDPQQQSIDGFTAEDSGRDSFFNGDLRFDDDAFAFKSELDDNVPDHRATTLPLKNSRQGKYGPGNNNNNNKSRSDQYIRKSESVNIFARESDPFDGDDFFN, encoded by the exons ATGTGCCAGGCGGCCTTGGCTGACCTGAAGATGGCGATTCGCGCCGCCGGCGAGCACAAGCAACGAATCGCCGTTCAGGTCAGCATAGATGGGCTTCGTTTGAAGGACGAGAAGACAGGG GACTGCTTGTATCATCATCCGGtgcataaaatatcatttattgcTCAAGACATGAGCGACTCGAGAGCCTTCGGATATATTTTTGGCTCACCGGACACCGGACATCGGTTCTTCGGCATTAAGACTGATAAGGCAGCGAGTCAA GTAGTGATAGCGATGCGAGACTTGTTCCAAGTAGTGTTCGagcaaaagaagaaggaaatcGAGCAGGCAAAACAGCAGATAGAGCAGAATGCCATTAACGCGATTAAATTCCACACCGGCGGTATTTTCGTTGAGCCAGCGCCCGACACTAAG GGCGCAGCAGGCACCGAGTCCTCGTTTCATCGAATTCGCACGACTAACTGCGAGGTCGACAAGCCCGTCGATCGCAAGAACGAGTCACAGAGCGGCGTGATCGCGGATCTGCTGGATCTGCAGTTCGAGCTGAATTCGTTGCAGCAGGGCATCCATCAGATGGACAAGATCACCCCCGAGAATCCCGTGCCGTCTACCGACGACCTGTTTGAGACCGATCCGTTTGGCGACTCCTTCGTAAACATGAag CTTCAGGAGACAGTTCGTCCAATCTTGCCACCGCCGCCCTCTTCGACGAAGAGAGGACATCTGGAGCGGCAGCACACCGTACCGGCACCGCCTGCATCGAGCACTTCGAGTCCGGCGACGTTAGTCAGTAAAACACCTCCACCACAGAGCTCGATTCACTGGTTTGATAAGGAGGCCGAGAATCTCTTTACCGACAACGAGCTGGCAAATCTGCATAAGAACGCGACGTCGAAGAAGGACCAGGAAGAC AGCTCGGTAGAGACAACACCTCGCAATACTCAGACGAAGAGCCCGCAGATCGACGTATTCACGGAGCTGGATCCCCTGGGGACCGGTCTGATCAAGCCGTACGTGGACAAGAAAGACTTCTTTCAGCACCTGAAGAACCCGCCGAAGAAAGTCCTCAAGGATCTGGTGTCCACGAGCTCCAGCGACAGTTTCCCAACAAACTTCAACATTACGACCACGGATAGCATGGAGTCGACAAAGGTGCACAGTGAGATGTCGTCGCGAGACAGCGAGGACAGCAACTTCGCCAACTTTGAGCGATTCGACGAGAACGAGGAGCAAGGGGACTCGCCGCCGAAGAAGGAACTGTCCTCGAGATCGATTCATCATCAGCCGCTGTCGGTGTCACTACCACCGGAAGAGGCGACGTCGTCCAAGGGAACAACAACTGCGTCCGCGAACGCCACGGGTGGAGGTTCGATTCTTCGCAACATGGACAGAGACTCGACGGAATCAACGCAGGCACTGGTAAAGCTGCCGAGTCCGAAAAAGTACCTCCAGTCCGTACGGAAGAGGGACTTCGATATCGATTTGCCGGGTGGCAAGGCGCACCCCGCAGAGCCCAACAAACAGTTTCCGGTGGACTTTTCGGTGACGAACGAGTCGCCAGCTTCGCCGCTGCGTTCTTGCTCGTCTGACGCGAATTCGCGTCTGTCCAGCTCGAGCGCGGAGCTGGATCTGGTACCAGAACCGCCGCCTAGGGGTGCAGGCAGTGTCCTCATCAATCCACCGCCATTACCGCCAAAGAAACAGGGTAATCGTGGTGGTGCAAGGCCGCCCCCTAGACCGCCGCACACGGACGGACACTTTCAGTACGACTTTCCGCAGCGCGAGACTCCGTCGTCGCCTACCAGAATCACCCGCGACAAAAACAAGAGCCCGCCGAGGGATTCTAGAGGTCATCAATTCGATGACAATTTCAGTCCGCCTCCGCAGTTGCCCGCTAGATCAGACTTTGTGGGTACGATGAGCGCGACCAGCACCGCCGCCTTTGAGGACTCCTTCAGTACGATGATGCCGCCCGCAACGTCGCTCTCCTCTACGTCTTTTACCAGCAGCACTGCCGTTTCAGCTGCagatacgaaaaaatcgaCGAAACCATCCCTCGACATCACGCTTAGTCAGCTGACGTCGTCTTGGACGAATCTGGACGAACTGGCGTCTAGTCTCAACATGACTGTCCAGCAGCTGACGAGTATGACTCTGACACAGTTGACGCAATGCTTGGCGACTCTATCGACGAGAGAAACTGCCAGCAACGATGTGCAGGAGACTGTCGTTTCGCCAGTGACAACGACCACGAAGGAACAAGTGATATCGCCCAGGACCACGATTATGGCATCATCGACATTGTCATCATCGAAACCGCTCGAAACGACAATCGAGTCCAGTGTGACATCCTTTGTACGTTCGGAGTCGTTCAAGTCCAATTACGAGCCGGCACCGAAGCAAGATTCCACGTACGACAAGTATGCGGTTTTCAGGGAGTTGCTGGAGATGGAGCAGATGGAGCGGAAAGAGGAAATGCAAATGGAAGAGACGGGCGAAAAGGAAGAATTGGACGAAAACGGACAATCCGATGGAACGGAGATTGAGTCGGAAGTGAGGGTCAGCGAGAGCACTTCGGATTCCATCGCCTCGCTGGTGAATCTGACTGTCAAGCTTCCGGTCAAAGACGAGAACCTGTTGAGAGAAGAGCTCGCGAGATCCAATGAGACAACGACGACCGATACACTCGCGAGTCTGACagcggagagagaaaaactaGCGGAAGTCGAAGACAGAGAAAGCGTGGAGAAGGACAGTGAGGAGGTGATGGTAGACGCGGACGTTACATCTGATTCATCCACGGTTCAGCAGACGGAGATAGACGCCGAGGACGACGAGAAGACGCAGACCATCATGGAGGCGGAGGAAAAGGCGGAAAACTCCGAGAAGGGTAGCGACGCGAACGGCACGTCCTCCGATAAAGTCGGCTCAGACATCCTCAACGAAGAGACGAACGGCTCGTCCGCGGCCGAGAGATCCTCAGTGGAAGTGAAATCATCCACGTCGACGTCGAGCGACAGGTATGCTGCATTACGAGAGATCATCGGTGAACCGGAACCGTCGCCAATCAGAAGGGACGAGGACGAGATGATAAGCCCGGCTCGTGCATCACCGGTGATACAGCAGCAATCGCAACAGAATCAGCAGCCGAAGAGTCTGGCCGAAGTGGAGCTACTGAATCTGTTTGCTGACAACCTGCCGCCACCGTCAAGCCCGAGCATCACGATCAAAAAGGACGCCGACCTGAAAGCCGTGGCGATGGACATCTTCGAGGAGATAAAGATGCTGAACACCGGCACGCATCGCGCTATGGAGGGCAAGCCGCCGTCATCCTCGGGCTTCGAAGACATGTTCTGTCCGTTTGCGGAGACAACGCGATCGGACAGAGACGACAGCAAAGAGGACGGCAATTGGGCCAAGTTCGAGACGAGTATCTTCGGCTCGTCGGACAGGTCGTCCTGCGAGGGTCAGCGGTCGTTAGGCGGCACATCGCCGTGGTCGCCGGACGGCAAGGACATCCACAGGGAGGTACCGTTCAAGGGCAGTGGCGGATATCGACACTCGGGTGACAGCGACAACGAGTGGAAGGACGAAGAGGAGAGCGAAGAGAGCAACGGTAGAGTACGAGGAGACGGCAGGTACTGGTCGCGACATCCGCGCTTCGACGCTCCCGCCTTCGAGGACAGATCGTTTTACGAGGAAGGCGACAAGCGGGAGCGCAGCTTCCGCGATAGGATGGGCAGGAAGTCGGGACGTGGAACGCCATGGGGCAAGAGCGCCAGTAGTAGTGGCGGGGGTCATCGACCACGTGACCCGTCGCCCTGGCACGAGGAGGGCCAGTGGGAGGACGAGGGCCCGAGACGCGCATATTCGCACCGGAAAGTGCCATACAAGGACGAGGAGGATCAATACGAGGCACACTGGAAGTGTCGACCGTCGAAGCCGCCGCTGTCGCAGCGGTGCAACTGGAGCCACGATGTCCACGGTGGCACGTACTACGACGACGAGCGGAAGCGGAAGTTGATGCTGTGGAGCGAGGAGGATCGTTTCGGTAGTCAGGAGAGCATGGGCTACGACGAGGAAGACCGGTGGAGCAGGAGAAGATACGAGAGACGGCGATGGGAGGAGGACGGCAGATTCTGGGGCAGACGGGGTCCACCGGATGCCGATTATCCCATGAGAGAGCCGTACTACTACTACAGGGACCGACCGCACGACTATCCGTCCTGGGACGAGGAATACGGACCCGAACCACGTCCGGCCGACGATTCGCCCAGGTACAATCCAGCGGGGAGGAAGAGACACTGGCCGAAGCGGCCCAACAGTGCGAACGACGGCCGCAACCCTGACGTGGTGTACACAGATCCGCGCAAGTTCGGCGGCACCACCAGGTCCGAGTGCAGCGACAACGACTCTGATCCTTACCTGCGGCCTTCCCAACGATCGAGGAGCCGCGAGAGCTACTGGGGGAGCGATCAGGAGTACGACAGTTGGGCGGAGCGGCCATACTGGTCCGAAGGTCCGGACGCGAAGAGCGAGACGCTGCATCGCAAGCGGATAGCCAGGCACAAGACGCGACAGGTGCAGAAGACGCAGAGCCCGTTCGAGGACGACTTCGCGCAGAGCGTCGAGCACGCGGAGCCGCCGAGCGGATCCGCGGCCGCGCAGCTGGAATCCTTGGCGTCCATGGATGCGCGGATACGATCGCTCGACGTGGCCGATCAGAAGCGTGAACCACCACCGACGAGTCCCTCGTCGGGTAGTCGAGGCAGTAAGGATCACCTCAGACGGGATGTTTCCGGACGGGAGTTCAGCAAGCGGTCGAGCTACTTCGAGGACGATCTGACGCCCACGGCGAGCGCGTCCAGCGACACGTCTGACCGACAGAGATTGTCGTCCGAACTGAAGGCCACCCCGGAGGAATTACCGTGCGACATTAAAGACCCGCAGCAGCAGTCGATCGACGGCTTTACGGCTGAAGATAGCGGCCGCGACTCTTTCTTCAACGGTGACCTGAGGTTTGATGACGACGCGTTCGCCTTCAAGTCCGAGCTGGACGACAACGTGCCGGATCATCGCGCCACCACGTTACCGCTGAAGAACTCGCGGCAGGGGAAGTACGGACCcggcaacaacaacaacaataacaaGAGCAGGAGCGATCAGTACATCCGGAAATCAGAGTCGGTGAACATCTTCGCGCGGGAGAGCGACCCGTTCGACGGCGACGACTTCTTCAACTGA
- the LOC105280179 gene encoding protein disabled isoform X1 translates to MQTLRKKNSPCKYKNDPNRFHGEGVSFKAKLIGILEVSEARGDRMCQAALADLKMAIRAAGEHKQRIAVQVSIDGLRLKDEKTGDCLYHHPVHKISFIAQDMSDSRAFGYIFGSPDTGHRFFGIKTDKAASQVVIAMRDLFQVVFEQKKKEIEQAKQQIEQNAINAIKFHTGGIFVEPAPDTKGAAGTESSFHRIRTTNCEVDKPVDRKNESQSGVIADLLDLQFELNSLQQGIHQMDKITPENPVPSTDDLFETDPFGDSFVNMKLQETVRPILPPPPSSTKRGHLERQHTVPAPPASSTSSPATLVSKTPPPQSSIHWFDKEAENLFTDNELANLHKNATSKKDQEDSSVETTPRNTQTKSPQIDVFTELDPLGTGLIKPYVDKKDFFQHLKNPPKKVLKDLVSTSSSDSFPTNFNITTTDSMESTKVHSEMSSRDSEDSNFANFERFDENEEQGDSPPKKELSSRSIHHQPLSVSLPPEEATSSKGTTTASANATGGGSILRNMDRDSTESTQALVKLPSPKKYLQSVRKRDFDIDLPGGKAHPAEPNKQFPVDFSVTNESPASPLRSCSSDANSRLSSSSAELDLVPEPPPRGAGSVLINPPPLPPKKQGNRGGARPPPRPPHTDGHFQYDFPQRETPSSPTRITRDKNKSPPRDSRGHQFDDNFSPPPQLPARSDFVGTMSATSTAAFEDSFSTMMPPATSLSSTSFTSSTAVSAADTKKSTKPSLDITLSQLTSSWTNLDELASSLNMTVQQLTSMTLTQLTQCLATLSTRETASNDVQETVVSPVTTTTKEQVISPRTTIMASSTLSSSKPLETTIESSVTSFVRSESFKSNYEPAPKQDSTYDKYAVFRELLEMEQMERKEEMQMEETGEKEELDENGQSDGTEIESEVRVSESTSDSIASLVNLTVKLPVKDENLLREELARSNETTTTDTLASLTAEREKLAEVEDRESVEKDSEEVMVDADVTSDSSTVQQTEIDAEDDEKTQTIMEAEEKAENSEKGSDANGTSSDKVGSDILNEETNGSSAAERSSVEVKSSTSTSSDRYAALREIIGEPEPSPIRRDEDEMISPARASPVIQQQSQQNQQPKSLAEVELLNLFADNLPPPSSPSITIKKDADLKAVAMDIFEEIKMLNTGTHRAMEGKPPSSSGFEDMFCPFAETTRSDRDDSKEDGNWAKFETSIFGSSDRSSCEGQRSLGGTSPWSPDGKDIHREVPFKGSGGYRHSGDSDNEWKDEEESEESNGRVRGDGRYWSRHPRFDAPAFEDRSFYEEGDKRERSFRDRMGRKSGRGTPWGKSASSSGGGHRPRDPSPWHEEGQWEDEGPRRAYSHRKVPYKDEEDQYEAHWKCRPSKPPLSQRCNWSHDVHGGTYYDDERKRKLMLWSEEDRFGSQESMGYDEEDRWSRRRYERRRWEEDGRFWGRRGPPDADYPMREPYYYYRDRPHDYPSWDEEYGPEPRPADDSPRYNPAGRKRHWPKRPNSANDGRNPDVVYTDPRKFGGTTRSECSDNDSDPYLRPSQRSRSRESYWGSDQEYDSWAERPYWSEGPDAKSETLHRKRIARHKTRQVQKTQSPFEDDFAQSVEHAEPPSGSAAAQLESLASMDARIRSLDVADQKREPPPTSPSSGSRGSKDHLRRDVSGREFSKRSSYFEDDLTPTASASSDTSDRQRLSSELKATPEELPCDIKDPQQQSIDGFTAEDSGRDSFFNGDLRFDDDAFAFKSELDDNVPDHRATTLPLKNSRQGKYGPGNNNNNNKSRSDQYIRKSESVNIFARESDPFDGDDFFN, encoded by the exons ATGCAGACCTTACGGAAAAAAAACAGTCCGTGCAAGT ACAAGAATGACCCAAACCGCTTTCATGGGGAGGGTGTATCGTTCAAGGCGAAGCTGATCGGTATTCTGGAGGTGTCGGAAGCACGCGGTGACCGGATGTGCCAGGCGGCCTTGGCTGACCTGAAGATGGCGATTCGCGCCGCCGGCGAGCACAAGCAACGAATCGCCGTTCAGGTCAGCATAGATGGGCTTCGTTTGAAGGACGAGAAGACAGGG GACTGCTTGTATCATCATCCGGtgcataaaatatcatttattgcTCAAGACATGAGCGACTCGAGAGCCTTCGGATATATTTTTGGCTCACCGGACACCGGACATCGGTTCTTCGGCATTAAGACTGATAAGGCAGCGAGTCAA GTAGTGATAGCGATGCGAGACTTGTTCCAAGTAGTGTTCGagcaaaagaagaaggaaatcGAGCAGGCAAAACAGCAGATAGAGCAGAATGCCATTAACGCGATTAAATTCCACACCGGCGGTATTTTCGTTGAGCCAGCGCCCGACACTAAG GGCGCAGCAGGCACCGAGTCCTCGTTTCATCGAATTCGCACGACTAACTGCGAGGTCGACAAGCCCGTCGATCGCAAGAACGAGTCACAGAGCGGCGTGATCGCGGATCTGCTGGATCTGCAGTTCGAGCTGAATTCGTTGCAGCAGGGCATCCATCAGATGGACAAGATCACCCCCGAGAATCCCGTGCCGTCTACCGACGACCTGTTTGAGACCGATCCGTTTGGCGACTCCTTCGTAAACATGAag CTTCAGGAGACAGTTCGTCCAATCTTGCCACCGCCGCCCTCTTCGACGAAGAGAGGACATCTGGAGCGGCAGCACACCGTACCGGCACCGCCTGCATCGAGCACTTCGAGTCCGGCGACGTTAGTCAGTAAAACACCTCCACCACAGAGCTCGATTCACTGGTTTGATAAGGAGGCCGAGAATCTCTTTACCGACAACGAGCTGGCAAATCTGCATAAGAACGCGACGTCGAAGAAGGACCAGGAAGAC AGCTCGGTAGAGACAACACCTCGCAATACTCAGACGAAGAGCCCGCAGATCGACGTATTCACGGAGCTGGATCCCCTGGGGACCGGTCTGATCAAGCCGTACGTGGACAAGAAAGACTTCTTTCAGCACCTGAAGAACCCGCCGAAGAAAGTCCTCAAGGATCTGGTGTCCACGAGCTCCAGCGACAGTTTCCCAACAAACTTCAACATTACGACCACGGATAGCATGGAGTCGACAAAGGTGCACAGTGAGATGTCGTCGCGAGACAGCGAGGACAGCAACTTCGCCAACTTTGAGCGATTCGACGAGAACGAGGAGCAAGGGGACTCGCCGCCGAAGAAGGAACTGTCCTCGAGATCGATTCATCATCAGCCGCTGTCGGTGTCACTACCACCGGAAGAGGCGACGTCGTCCAAGGGAACAACAACTGCGTCCGCGAACGCCACGGGTGGAGGTTCGATTCTTCGCAACATGGACAGAGACTCGACGGAATCAACGCAGGCACTGGTAAAGCTGCCGAGTCCGAAAAAGTACCTCCAGTCCGTACGGAAGAGGGACTTCGATATCGATTTGCCGGGTGGCAAGGCGCACCCCGCAGAGCCCAACAAACAGTTTCCGGTGGACTTTTCGGTGACGAACGAGTCGCCAGCTTCGCCGCTGCGTTCTTGCTCGTCTGACGCGAATTCGCGTCTGTCCAGCTCGAGCGCGGAGCTGGATCTGGTACCAGAACCGCCGCCTAGGGGTGCAGGCAGTGTCCTCATCAATCCACCGCCATTACCGCCAAAGAAACAGGGTAATCGTGGTGGTGCAAGGCCGCCCCCTAGACCGCCGCACACGGACGGACACTTTCAGTACGACTTTCCGCAGCGCGAGACTCCGTCGTCGCCTACCAGAATCACCCGCGACAAAAACAAGAGCCCGCCGAGGGATTCTAGAGGTCATCAATTCGATGACAATTTCAGTCCGCCTCCGCAGTTGCCCGCTAGATCAGACTTTGTGGGTACGATGAGCGCGACCAGCACCGCCGCCTTTGAGGACTCCTTCAGTACGATGATGCCGCCCGCAACGTCGCTCTCCTCTACGTCTTTTACCAGCAGCACTGCCGTTTCAGCTGCagatacgaaaaaatcgaCGAAACCATCCCTCGACATCACGCTTAGTCAGCTGACGTCGTCTTGGACGAATCTGGACGAACTGGCGTCTAGTCTCAACATGACTGTCCAGCAGCTGACGAGTATGACTCTGACACAGTTGACGCAATGCTTGGCGACTCTATCGACGAGAGAAACTGCCAGCAACGATGTGCAGGAGACTGTCGTTTCGCCAGTGACAACGACCACGAAGGAACAAGTGATATCGCCCAGGACCACGATTATGGCATCATCGACATTGTCATCATCGAAACCGCTCGAAACGACAATCGAGTCCAGTGTGACATCCTTTGTACGTTCGGAGTCGTTCAAGTCCAATTACGAGCCGGCACCGAAGCAAGATTCCACGTACGACAAGTATGCGGTTTTCAGGGAGTTGCTGGAGATGGAGCAGATGGAGCGGAAAGAGGAAATGCAAATGGAAGAGACGGGCGAAAAGGAAGAATTGGACGAAAACGGACAATCCGATGGAACGGAGATTGAGTCGGAAGTGAGGGTCAGCGAGAGCACTTCGGATTCCATCGCCTCGCTGGTGAATCTGACTGTCAAGCTTCCGGTCAAAGACGAGAACCTGTTGAGAGAAGAGCTCGCGAGATCCAATGAGACAACGACGACCGATACACTCGCGAGTCTGACagcggagagagaaaaactaGCGGAAGTCGAAGACAGAGAAAGCGTGGAGAAGGACAGTGAGGAGGTGATGGTAGACGCGGACGTTACATCTGATTCATCCACGGTTCAGCAGACGGAGATAGACGCCGAGGACGACGAGAAGACGCAGACCATCATGGAGGCGGAGGAAAAGGCGGAAAACTCCGAGAAGGGTAGCGACGCGAACGGCACGTCCTCCGATAAAGTCGGCTCAGACATCCTCAACGAAGAGACGAACGGCTCGTCCGCGGCCGAGAGATCCTCAGTGGAAGTGAAATCATCCACGTCGACGTCGAGCGACAGGTATGCTGCATTACGAGAGATCATCGGTGAACCGGAACCGTCGCCAATCAGAAGGGACGAGGACGAGATGATAAGCCCGGCTCGTGCATCACCGGTGATACAGCAGCAATCGCAACAGAATCAGCAGCCGAAGAGTCTGGCCGAAGTGGAGCTACTGAATCTGTTTGCTGACAACCTGCCGCCACCGTCAAGCCCGAGCATCACGATCAAAAAGGACGCCGACCTGAAAGCCGTGGCGATGGACATCTTCGAGGAGATAAAGATGCTGAACACCGGCACGCATCGCGCTATGGAGGGCAAGCCGCCGTCATCCTCGGGCTTCGAAGACATGTTCTGTCCGTTTGCGGAGACAACGCGATCGGACAGAGACGACAGCAAAGAGGACGGCAATTGGGCCAAGTTCGAGACGAGTATCTTCGGCTCGTCGGACAGGTCGTCCTGCGAGGGTCAGCGGTCGTTAGGCGGCACATCGCCGTGGTCGCCGGACGGCAAGGACATCCACAGGGAGGTACCGTTCAAGGGCAGTGGCGGATATCGACACTCGGGTGACAGCGACAACGAGTGGAAGGACGAAGAGGAGAGCGAAGAGAGCAACGGTAGAGTACGAGGAGACGGCAGGTACTGGTCGCGACATCCGCGCTTCGACGCTCCCGCCTTCGAGGACAGATCGTTTTACGAGGAAGGCGACAAGCGGGAGCGCAGCTTCCGCGATAGGATGGGCAGGAAGTCGGGACGTGGAACGCCATGGGGCAAGAGCGCCAGTAGTAGTGGCGGGGGTCATCGACCACGTGACCCGTCGCCCTGGCACGAGGAGGGCCAGTGGGAGGACGAGGGCCCGAGACGCGCATATTCGCACCGGAAAGTGCCATACAAGGACGAGGAGGATCAATACGAGGCACACTGGAAGTGTCGACCGTCGAAGCCGCCGCTGTCGCAGCGGTGCAACTGGAGCCACGATGTCCACGGTGGCACGTACTACGACGACGAGCGGAAGCGGAAGTTGATGCTGTGGAGCGAGGAGGATCGTTTCGGTAGTCAGGAGAGCATGGGCTACGACGAGGAAGACCGGTGGAGCAGGAGAAGATACGAGAGACGGCGATGGGAGGAGGACGGCAGATTCTGGGGCAGACGGGGTCCACCGGATGCCGATTATCCCATGAGAGAGCCGTACTACTACTACAGGGACCGACCGCACGACTATCCGTCCTGGGACGAGGAATACGGACCCGAACCACGTCCGGCCGACGATTCGCCCAGGTACAATCCAGCGGGGAGGAAGAGACACTGGCCGAAGCGGCCCAACAGTGCGAACGACGGCCGCAACCCTGACGTGGTGTACACAGATCCGCGCAAGTTCGGCGGCACCACCAGGTCCGAGTGCAGCGACAACGACTCTGATCCTTACCTGCGGCCTTCCCAACGATCGAGGAGCCGCGAGAGCTACTGGGGGAGCGATCAGGAGTACGACAGTTGGGCGGAGCGGCCATACTGGTCCGAAGGTCCGGACGCGAAGAGCGAGACGCTGCATCGCAAGCGGATAGCCAGGCACAAGACGCGACAGGTGCAGAAGACGCAGAGCCCGTTCGAGGACGACTTCGCGCAGAGCGTCGAGCACGCGGAGCCGCCGAGCGGATCCGCGGCCGCGCAGCTGGAATCCTTGGCGTCCATGGATGCGCGGATACGATCGCTCGACGTGGCCGATCAGAAGCGTGAACCACCACCGACGAGTCCCTCGTCGGGTAGTCGAGGCAGTAAGGATCACCTCAGACGGGATGTTTCCGGACGGGAGTTCAGCAAGCGGTCGAGCTACTTCGAGGACGATCTGACGCCCACGGCGAGCGCGTCCAGCGACACGTCTGACCGACAGAGATTGTCGTCCGAACTGAAGGCCACCCCGGAGGAATTACCGTGCGACATTAAAGACCCGCAGCAGCAGTCGATCGACGGCTTTACGGCTGAAGATAGCGGCCGCGACTCTTTCTTCAACGGTGACCTGAGGTTTGATGACGACGCGTTCGCCTTCAAGTCCGAGCTGGACGACAACGTGCCGGATCATCGCGCCACCACGTTACCGCTGAAGAACTCGCGGCAGGGGAAGTACGGACCcggcaacaacaacaacaataacaaGAGCAGGAGCGATCAGTACATCCGGAAATCAGAGTCGGTGAACATCTTCGCGCGGGAGAGCGACCCGTTCGACGGCGACGACTTCTTCAACTGA